The window AATCAATAAATAAGAGAATTAAAAAAATTACAGGAGGGTTAAAATGGGAAGCAGATGGCAAGTGGAAAAGAAGAATGACCCTTATTACAAAAGAGCTAAAAGTGAAGAGTATCGTTCAAGAGCATCATACAAACTTAAGCAACTTGATAAGAAATACAAGATCATTAAGGAAGGAGACACTGTAGTGGACTTAGGTGCTGCTCCAGGGGGATGGTCTCAAGTTGCATTGGAAAAGGTAGGCGAAGATGGAATCGTTGTAGGAGTCGATTTAAATAGAATCAAGCCATTCCACGAACCTAATTATTATGGAATCAGAGGGGACTTTACAAAAGAGATTGTTCAGGAAAAGATCATGGAATTGACAAATGGTAAAGTGAAAGTCCTTATGTCAGATGCTGCACCTTCATTAACTGGAGTTAAAGACCTCGACCATTTAAGGTCTGTAGACCTTGTTGAAACAGTGATTAAGATTGCAGACAATATCCTTGAAACCGAAGGAAATCTGGTTATCAAAGCATTTCAAGGTTCCGAATACAAACGCCTTTTAGACAGCATCAAATACGATTTCAGAAAAGTGAAATCAACAAAGCCTCCATCATCAAGACAAAAGAGTAAAGAAATGTATATTGTAGGTTTAGGCTATAGAAAGGGACCTAAAAAGAAAAAATAATTAAAAAAAAATAGTAAAATTAGATAAAATATTTTAAAATAGGTTAAAAATAGTTAAAAAATACAAAAATAGCTATTTAAAGGATAAAAATAAAAAAATCTAAAAATACTATAAATAAAAAAAATAAAAAAAGAAGTTAAAAAAATATTTTAAATAAAAATATTATTTAACTGACAAAGTGTTATAAGCTTCTTGAGCTATTTTTAAATCGTCTTTTGCTAGTTGTAATCTTTTATCAACTTCTGAAGCCGTTTTTCCCATAGACAATGCACTTTCAACATTACTTATATCATTTTTAACTCTTACAAGCTCTACTTGTGCATTAACATATTCTCTTTCTAAAGGGATATTGTTCATCATATAAATCTTATTACCAGTTTCATTATATTGAACTTCCAAATTAGTATAATTATTCTTCAATTCAGCTAACTGGTCATATTGAGTACCGGAAGAAATTCCTCCAGTTAAACTAGAAGAAACTACGCTAAAACCAACATAAGCAACTGCAGCAACAGTAGCTATAATCATTATCACTCCTAAAACAGAAATTAACATAGAAGTTGATTTGAATAGACTCAATCTTGATTTTCTCATAAATTCACCATAATATTATTTAAAAGTAAATAGCATTATTATTAATTTTAATTTTACACATATTTAAAATTATCAATTATTTTGGTGTTTTAACGAATAAAGACAATATTTCAATATAGTATTGTCAATTTTTATAAAATTATAACGAAATCGGAACAATTTTTCAACATGATTATAATGAAAAATTAAAAAATTGAATAAACTTTTATAATATTAAATATAAAAACTATATTACAATGAATTCCACTAACAAAACAAAAGCATCACTTGCACAATTTGAAGAATTTTTCTCAACAATTTACAAGGATGATGTATTAGAAATTTTAGAAAAATATCCTGATGAAAGGTCACTTACAGTCAATTACGAAGAATTAGAGAAGTTTGATCCTGATTTAGCTGACTTATTGATTACAAAGCCGGATGAAGTTATTGCAGCTTCACAAAAGGCTATTAAAAATATCGATCCGTTGATGAAGGAAGATATGGAATTAAACATCAGATTTGAAAATCTCACAAACAACATTCCATTAAGCGATCTCTTAAGTAAATATATCGGTAACTTTGTATCTGCTGATGGAATTGTAAGAAAAACTGATGAG of the Methanobrevibacter ruminantium genome contains:
- a CDS encoding RlmE family RNA methyltransferase, with translation MGSRWQVEKKNDPYYKRAKSEEYRSRASYKLKQLDKKYKIIKEGDTVVDLGAAPGGWSQVALEKVGEDGIVVGVDLNRIKPFHEPNYYGIRGDFTKEIVQEKIMELTNGKVKVLMSDAAPSLTGVKDLDHLRSVDLVETVIKIADNILETEGNLVIKAFQGSEYKRLLDSIKYDFRKVKSTKPPSSRQKSKEMYIVGLGYRKGPKKKK